A part of Desulfomicrobium baculatum DSM 4028 genomic DNA contains:
- a CDS encoding type 1 glutamine amidotransferase domain-containing protein translates to MKLKDQKVLMFVDDIYEDMELLYPYYRLIEEGAEVVVAGPQAGVVYTGKNGYPFKSTAAIADQQARDFDLLVIAGGFAPDKLRRDPKVLELTREMHEAGKIVAHICHGGWIPISAGIMKGFTCTSTPGIKDDLANAGATWVDKEVVVDRNQISARKPDDLPAFCRAIIAQAAK, encoded by the coding sequence ATGAAATTAAAAGACCAGAAAGTCCTGATGTTTGTGGATGACATCTATGAAGACATGGAACTTCTCTACCCATACTACCGCCTGATCGAAGAAGGCGCCGAAGTGGTCGTCGCCGGGCCTCAGGCGGGAGTCGTCTACACCGGCAAAAACGGGTATCCCTTCAAATCCACTGCCGCCATAGCGGATCAGCAGGCGAGGGACTTCGACCTGCTGGTCATTGCCGGCGGGTTCGCCCCCGACAAACTCAGACGTGACCCCAAGGTCCTGGAACTCACTCGCGAAATGCACGAAGCCGGGAAAATAGTCGCCCACATCTGCCACGGCGGATGGATTCCGATCTCCGCAGGGATCATGAAAGGCTTCACCTGCACATCCACCCCCGGCATCAAGGACGACCTGGCCAACGCGGGCGCTACGTGGGTGGATAAGGAAGTTGTCGTGGACCGGAATCAGATATCCGCACGAAAGCCTGATGATCTGCCTGCATTTTGCCGCGCCATCATAGCACAGGCCGCGAAATAG